Proteins encoded within one genomic window of Amycolatopsis sp. 2-15:
- a CDS encoding LytR/AlgR family response regulator transcription factor, whose amino-acid sequence MSGLRVLAVDDLPPALDELCRMLREAPEVGEVVGAGDALHALKLLQADHFDAVFLDISMPGLDGLELATLLARLSEPPVIVFVTAHDGHAVAAYGIGAVDYLLKPVRTERLAAALAKVVRMAPSEAQRAAPDAMAALPVDAGGRTRYVRRDDVLFVEAHGDYVRLHTRGGVHLVRMPISRLEEYWEGTGFTRVHRGYLLSVSAVLELRSDTTGGLLAHTPVGDVPVSRRHARELRDRLLEAAQQGQLGSSW is encoded by the coding sequence GTGAGCGGGCTGCGGGTGCTGGCCGTCGACGACCTGCCGCCGGCGCTGGACGAGCTGTGCCGGATGCTGCGCGAGGCCCCGGAGGTCGGCGAGGTCGTGGGCGCCGGTGATGCGTTGCACGCGCTGAAGCTCTTGCAGGCGGACCACTTCGACGCGGTGTTCCTCGACATCTCCATGCCGGGCCTCGACGGGCTGGAGCTGGCGACGCTGCTGGCTCGCCTGTCGGAGCCGCCGGTGATCGTGTTCGTGACCGCGCACGACGGCCATGCCGTGGCGGCGTACGGCATCGGCGCGGTGGACTACCTGCTCAAGCCGGTGCGGACGGAGCGGCTGGCGGCCGCGTTGGCGAAGGTCGTGCGCATGGCGCCTTCGGAGGCCCAGCGCGCGGCGCCCGACGCGATGGCCGCCCTCCCGGTCGACGCGGGCGGGCGCACGCGGTACGTCCGCCGCGACGACGTGTTGTTCGTGGAGGCCCACGGGGATTACGTCCGGCTCCACACCCGCGGTGGGGTGCACCTTGTGCGCATGCCGATCTCGCGGCTCGAGGAGTATTGGGAGGGAACCGGTTTCACGCGGGTGCACCGGGGTTATCTGCTCTCGGTGTCCGCCGTGCTGGAGCTGCGCAGCGACACCACGGGCGGGCTGCTGGCGCACACGCCCGTCGGAGACGTCCCGGTGAGCCGGCGGCACGCGCGGGAGCTGCGGGACCGGTTGCTGGAGGCGGCGCAGCAGGGGCAGCTGGGGTCGTCTTGGTGA
- a CDS encoding cation acetate symporter → MDLALAVTPVVLITLLIGVRGVAAMRTTSDFLVASRRISPFVNSAAVSGEYLSAASFLGVAGLVVKDGVGALWYPVGFTAGYIAMLVLVAAPMRRSGALTVPDFAEARLASPALRRIAAVVVLVIGTIYVVPQFRTAGLVLTAVGGTPYWVGVVIAGTAVSVTLALGGMRAATYVQAFQFFLKLLLFLVPALWLVLQVSDADRDAALTPVEFTRFTHETPVDFEHDVTVVLREPTTIVTATGPRTLAPGELTIHSGERLVFATNAPVPDVSDGAALGGPDWQRPLLDVEKGYPLLATWAVLIATMLGTMGLPHILMRFHTSPDGRAARRTAAITVALLGVFYLFPGVYGVLGRVLVPEIYLSGDTDTVVVALPAQVDTGWAGELFTALLTAGAFAAFLATSLGLLLVMSGAIAYDLMPGGLRRLRVTVVFVAAAMVVLALPSAQLDAGVLVTWGFTVAASTFCPLLVLGIWWPRLTAAGAISGVVTGLVASSGSILFSLAGPRLDGWVAILVSQPAPWSVPLAFGVMAAVSLRGRPPSWAGAAMLRLHLDERAPGPEPPHSSAPVYRSSTVRRVARRLNR, encoded by the coding sequence ATGGACCTCGCGCTGGCGGTGACGCCCGTCGTGCTCATCACGCTGCTCATCGGCGTGCGCGGGGTGGCCGCGATGCGCACGACGTCGGACTTCCTGGTGGCGTCGCGGCGGATCTCGCCGTTCGTGAACTCCGCGGCGGTGTCCGGGGAGTACCTGTCGGCCGCGTCGTTCCTCGGGGTGGCGGGGCTCGTGGTGAAGGACGGCGTCGGCGCGCTGTGGTACCCGGTCGGGTTCACGGCGGGCTACATCGCGATGCTCGTGCTCGTCGCGGCACCCATGCGGCGGTCCGGAGCGCTGACGGTGCCGGACTTCGCCGAGGCGCGCCTGGCCTCACCCGCCCTCAGGCGGATCGCGGCGGTCGTAGTCCTGGTGATCGGCACGATCTACGTCGTCCCGCAGTTCCGCACGGCCGGGCTGGTGCTCACGGCCGTGGGCGGCACGCCGTACTGGGTCGGGGTGGTCATCGCCGGCACAGCCGTGAGCGTCACGCTCGCGCTCGGCGGCATGCGCGCGGCGACGTACGTGCAGGCGTTCCAGTTCTTCCTGAAGCTGTTGCTGTTCCTCGTACCCGCCCTGTGGCTCGTGCTGCAAGTGAGCGACGCCGACCGCGACGCCGCGCTCACGCCCGTCGAGTTCACCCGCTTCACGCACGAAACGCCGGTGGACTTCGAGCACGACGTGACCGTGGTCCTGCGCGAGCCCACCACCATCGTCACCGCGACCGGGCCGCGCACGCTCGCGCCGGGCGAGCTGACCATCCACAGTGGAGAGCGCCTGGTCTTCGCCACCAACGCGCCCGTGCCCGACGTCAGCGACGGCGCGGCGCTCGGCGGCCCCGACTGGCAGCGGCCGCTGCTCGACGTCGAAAAGGGCTACCCGCTGCTGGCGACGTGGGCCGTGCTCATCGCGACGATGCTCGGCACCATGGGCCTGCCCCACATCCTGATGCGCTTCCACACCAGCCCGGACGGCCGCGCCGCCCGCCGGACCGCCGCGATCACCGTGGCGCTGCTCGGCGTGTTCTACCTGTTCCCCGGCGTCTACGGCGTGCTCGGACGGGTGCTGGTGCCCGAGATCTACCTCTCCGGAGACACGGACACGGTCGTCGTCGCGCTGCCGGCGCAAGTGGACACCGGCTGGGCCGGCGAGCTGTTCACGGCGCTGCTCACCGCGGGCGCGTTCGCGGCGTTCCTGGCGACGTCGCTGGGGCTGCTGCTGGTGATGTCCGGCGCCATCGCCTACGACCTCATGCCCGGCGGCCTGCGCCGGCTGCGGGTGACCGTGGTGTTCGTCGCGGCGGCGATGGTGGTGCTGGCGCTCCCGTCGGCGCAGCTCGACGCCGGGGTGCTCGTGACGTGGGGCTTCACCGTCGCCGCGTCGACGTTCTGCCCGCTGCTCGTGCTCGGCATCTGGTGGCCGCGGCTCACGGCCGCGGGCGCGATCAGTGGCGTGGTCACGGGGCTCGTCGCGTCGTCCGGCTCGATCCTCTTCTCGTTGGCCGGGCCGCGGCTCGACGGCTGGGTGGCGATCTTGGTGTCACAACCGGCACCCTGGTCGGTACCCCTCGCGTTCGGCGTGATGGCGGCCGTCTCCCTGCGCGGCCGCCCGCCGTCCTGGGCCGGCGCGGCGATGCTCCGCCTGCACCTCGACGAGCGAGCGCCCGGTCCGGAGCCGCCCCATTCGTCCGCACCCGTGTACCGCTCGTCAACCGTTCGTCGTGTCGCCCGGCGTTTGAACCGCTGA
- a CDS encoding DUF485 domain-containing protein, whose amino-acid sequence MSPTDTDLPGDPPDMDWEQVQESAEFRQLRHRLRTFVFPMTALFLIWYLLYVLLADYAHGFMSTKIAGNFTVGLLFGLLQFVSTFLITWLYVRYANRRLDPLSKRIRDDIENPAAKESE is encoded by the coding sequence ATGAGTCCCACCGACACCGACCTGCCCGGTGACCCGCCGGACATGGACTGGGAGCAAGTCCAGGAGAGCGCTGAGTTCAGGCAGCTACGCCACCGCCTGCGCACCTTCGTCTTCCCGATGACCGCGCTGTTCCTCATCTGGTACCTGCTGTACGTGCTGCTGGCGGACTACGCCCACGGCTTCATGAGCACGAAGATCGCCGGCAACTTCACGGTGGGCCTGCTGTTCGGCCTGCTGCAGTTCGTGTCGACGTTCCTCATCACGTGGTTGTACGTGCGCTACGCCAACCGGAGGCTCGACCCGCTGTCCAAGCGGATCCGCGACGACATCGAGAACCCGGCCGCGAAGGAGTCCGAATGA
- a CDS encoding solute symporter family protein, with protein sequence MSTLAAGVEGSNPTLNIIIFAVFVAITLVIVFRASRNTKTASDYYAAGRAFSGPQNGIAISGDYLSAASFLGIAGAIAIYGYDGFLYSIGFLVAWLVALLLVAELLRNTGRFTMGDVLAFRMKQRPVRAAAAISTLIVSFFYLLAQMTGAGGLVALLLGIEGKTAQSVVIAIVGVIMIAYVLIGGMKGTTWVQIIKAALLIIGALVMTLWVLAKYGFNFSSLLQGAVDKAGAAGETLLGPGKQYGATGTSKLDFFSLGIALVLGTAGLPHVLMRFYTVPTARDARRSVVWAIVLIGVFYLFTLVLGYGAGALVGPDDIKAAPGGVNSAAPLLALTLGGPVLLGLISAIAFATILAVVAGLTITASASFAHDVYANVIKRGKTKPGSEVRVARITAVVIGAVAIIGGILANGQNVAFLVALAFAVAASANLPTILYSLFWKRFNTQGALWSIYGGLIISIVLIVFSPAVSGKPIDAKTGKSPSMLQGVDFHWFPLDNPGLVSIPAAFLLGWLGTVLSKERNKKKYAEMEVRALTGVGAEKAVKH encoded by the coding sequence ATGAGCACCCTCGCCGCAGGCGTCGAAGGCAGCAACCCGACGCTGAACATCATCATCTTCGCGGTGTTCGTGGCAATCACGCTCGTGATCGTGTTCCGCGCGAGCCGCAACACCAAGACTGCGTCCGACTACTACGCCGCCGGACGCGCGTTCTCCGGCCCGCAGAACGGCATCGCGATCAGCGGTGACTACCTGTCGGCCGCTTCGTTCCTCGGCATCGCGGGCGCCATCGCGATCTACGGCTACGACGGGTTCCTCTACTCGATCGGTTTCCTCGTCGCCTGGCTGGTCGCGCTGCTGCTGGTCGCGGAACTGCTGCGCAACACCGGCCGGTTCACGATGGGCGACGTGCTGGCGTTCCGCATGAAGCAGCGCCCGGTGCGCGCCGCGGCGGCGATCTCGACGCTGATCGTGTCGTTCTTCTACCTGCTGGCGCAGATGACGGGCGCCGGTGGCCTGGTCGCCCTGTTGCTGGGCATCGAGGGCAAGACCGCGCAGTCGGTGGTCATCGCCATCGTCGGCGTGATCATGATCGCCTACGTGCTCATCGGCGGCATGAAGGGCACCACGTGGGTGCAGATCATCAAGGCGGCGCTGCTTATCATCGGCGCGCTCGTGATGACGCTGTGGGTGCTCGCCAAGTACGGCTTCAACTTCTCGTCGCTGCTGCAGGGAGCCGTCGACAAGGCGGGTGCGGCCGGCGAGACGCTGCTCGGGCCGGGCAAGCAGTACGGCGCCACGGGAACGTCCAAACTGGACTTCTTCTCGCTCGGCATCGCGCTGGTGCTCGGCACGGCGGGCCTGCCCCACGTGCTGATGCGCTTCTACACCGTGCCCACCGCCCGCGACGCCCGCCGCTCGGTGGTCTGGGCGATCGTGCTGATCGGCGTGTTCTACCTGTTCACGCTGGTGCTGGGCTACGGCGCCGGCGCGCTGGTCGGGCCCGACGACATCAAGGCCGCCCCGGGTGGCGTGAACTCGGCGGCACCGCTCCTGGCGTTGACCCTCGGCGGGCCCGTGCTGCTGGGCCTGATCTCGGCGATCGCGTTCGCCACGATCCTCGCTGTGGTGGCCGGCCTGACGATCACCGCGTCGGCCTCCTTCGCCCACGACGTGTACGCGAACGTGATCAAGCGGGGCAAGACGAAGCCGGGCTCGGAGGTGCGCGTCGCGCGGATCACCGCCGTGGTGATCGGTGCGGTCGCGATCATCGGCGGCATCCTGGCCAACGGGCAGAACGTGGCGTTCCTCGTGGCGCTCGCCTTCGCCGTCGCGGCCTCGGCCAACCTGCCGACGATCCTGTACTCGCTGTTCTGGAAGCGGTTCAACACGCAGGGCGCCCTGTGGAGCATCTACGGCGGCCTGATCATCTCGATCGTGCTGATCGTCTTCTCGCCGGCGGTGTCCGGCAAGCCGATCGACGCGAAGACGGGCAAGAGCCCGTCGATGCTCCAGGGCGTGGACTTCCACTGGTTCCCGCTCGACAACCCGGGCCTGGTGTCCATTCCAGCCGCTTTCCTGCTCGGCTGGCTCGGGACGGTGCTGTCGAAGGAACGCAACAAGAAGAAGTACGCGGAGATGGAGGTCCGTGCCCTCACGGGTGTGGGTGCGGAGAAGGCTGTGAAGCACTGA
- a CDS encoding peptidylprolyl isomerase: protein MKRLLVTTLAVGALCAAFTPAAQAASPTATHGACQYTETPDEPAARPVPLPPDPQHTPDRGKVDVPVITNQGLLPLKLDRAEAPCTVQSFLHLARHGFFNNTTCHRLTAYPTLQVLQCGDPTATGEGGPGYRFRDELPTDLPPSTTNPSGPGRIYSRGLVAMANAGPDTNGSQFFLVYGDSTLRPDYTVFGTVGPLGLRTLDRVAAGGIQPNEDGTTVDGTPVRKTDLELVLPLGF from the coding sequence ATGAAGAGGCTCCTCGTCACCACACTGGCCGTCGGCGCGCTGTGCGCCGCGTTCACCCCGGCCGCGCAAGCCGCGTCGCCGACCGCCACCCACGGCGCCTGCCAGTACACGGAAACGCCCGACGAACCCGCCGCCCGTCCCGTGCCCCTGCCGCCCGACCCGCAGCACACCCCCGACCGCGGCAAGGTCGACGTCCCCGTGATCACCAACCAGGGGCTGCTGCCGCTGAAACTCGACCGCGCCGAAGCCCCGTGCACGGTGCAGAGCTTCCTGCACCTGGCCCGCCACGGCTTCTTCAACAACACGACCTGCCACCGCCTCACCGCGTACCCGACGCTGCAGGTCCTGCAGTGCGGCGACCCCACGGCCACCGGCGAAGGCGGCCCGGGCTACCGCTTCCGCGACGAACTGCCCACCGACCTGCCGCCGTCGACCACCAACCCGTCGGGCCCGGGCCGGATCTACTCCCGTGGCCTGGTCGCCATGGCCAACGCCGGTCCGGACACCAACGGCTCCCAGTTCTTCCTCGTCTACGGCGACTCCACCCTGCGGCCCGACTACACCGTGTTCGGCACCGTCGGCCCCCTCGGCCTGCGCACCCTGGACCGGGTCGCCGCCGGCGGCATCCAGCCGAACGAGGACGGCACCACGGTCGACGGAACGCCGGTCCGCAAGACCGATCTGGAACTGGTGCTGCCACTCGGCTTCTAG
- a CDS encoding trypsin-like serine peptidase — translation MITRLFLSAVAAAAVAFALPAVASAATGPVVQPLAVSAAEQQAVLDYWAPERINALTQPSSDNPATAGPDGAPWTTDNAVAKTVGRLFFTDHGEDSSCTATVVDSANGSTVVTAGHCVNNTDLLGEDNQWNAHSMFVPGYHDGQTPYGKFVGRFGVANSSWLANDQIDAQKFDTFDQAFVVLNPGADGTSLQDKVDAAQKIGFDLPGDADVHQFGYPRASADPAREGLPEYTGARLAFCEGPARHWVGTADAPDSPDQYGTACIMGGGSSGGPRVRDFDATTGVGTVVGDNTHAGFFDATGTPCALGSTDGCTRYLVGPQFSTAVTKPLFEAAQHA, via the coding sequence ATGATCACTCGCCTCTTCCTCAGCGCGGTGGCGGCCGCCGCGGTGGCCTTCGCGCTGCCCGCCGTCGCGTCCGCCGCGACCGGACCGGTCGTGCAGCCCCTGGCCGTGTCCGCGGCCGAACAGCAGGCCGTGCTCGACTACTGGGCCCCCGAACGGATCAACGCGCTCACGCAGCCGTCGTCGGACAACCCGGCGACCGCCGGCCCGGACGGCGCGCCCTGGACCACCGACAACGCCGTGGCCAAGACGGTCGGCCGGCTGTTCTTCACCGACCACGGCGAGGATTCCAGCTGCACGGCCACCGTGGTGGACAGCGCGAACGGCAGCACCGTCGTCACGGCCGGGCACTGCGTGAACAACACCGACCTTCTCGGTGAGGACAACCAGTGGAACGCCCACTCGATGTTCGTCCCGGGCTACCACGACGGGCAGACGCCGTACGGGAAGTTCGTCGGCCGCTTCGGCGTCGCGAACAGCTCGTGGCTCGCGAACGACCAGATCGACGCGCAGAAGTTCGACACCTTCGACCAGGCTTTCGTGGTCCTCAACCCCGGTGCGGACGGCACCTCGTTGCAGGACAAGGTGGACGCGGCGCAGAAGATCGGCTTCGACCTGCCCGGCGACGCCGACGTCCACCAGTTCGGCTACCCCCGCGCCTCGGCCGACCCTGCGCGCGAAGGCCTGCCCGAGTACACGGGCGCGCGCCTCGCGTTCTGTGAAGGCCCCGCGCGCCACTGGGTGGGCACCGCGGACGCCCCCGACTCCCCCGACCAGTACGGCACCGCGTGCATCATGGGTGGCGGCTCCAGCGGCGGCCCCCGCGTGCGCGACTTCGACGCGACCACCGGCGTCGGCACCGTCGTCGGCGACAACACCCACGCGGGTTTCTTCGACGCGACCGGCACCCCGTG